Proteins encoded together in one Chitinophaga sp. LS1 window:
- a CDS encoding gliding motility-associated C-terminal domain-containing protein, which translates to MKALQLTGSEAIVHYRIIILWLFILSTSHVKAQIISLKNPSLEGTAGLERAVPPEWSIIEETPDIQPGVYGVSMSASDGDTYVGMVATTYIQEGITQLLSHPLDSGKSYSLSFDLAYTARYSWTITYGGFAIYGSSEFGKREELLWSSGIFTHTDWKQYQAVFTPSKAYNYLIVTAYKQPGDSVKNIAGVLVDHFSDIREVIQLSLSSENSCNGDNGVAVAKVKNTDDEYAYLWSTGDTCSRLIGVKNGVYHVTVRGLKKKTTTYGMVNVQASELSGKVNIHHVSCNGVDDGIIYVATRGGVLPYAYHLNDAATDHADSVFSHLAAGTYKVKVTDAGGCTAVIDNIDLKEPEALVIKSLTLTSESCAGAQDGKLVITAEGGTAPYIYSVPGYINAQSDSVLKKLSPGNYSYSVADRHQCQVIEDFEITKGGRVCAVYVPTAFSPNGDGVNDVFRAAVNDYVTNFSMRVFGRWGQQIFESRNPDNGWDGTFKGVYQDPGAYLYVMTYTDSKGQDMKQHGTLVLVR; encoded by the coding sequence ATGAAAGCCTTACAACTGACTGGTAGTGAAGCAATCGTCCACTATAGGATCATAATCTTATGGTTGTTCATATTGTCCACAAGCCATGTGAAAGCACAAATCATATCATTAAAAAACCCTTCATTAGAAGGCACAGCGGGATTAGAAAGAGCAGTACCTCCGGAATGGTCTATCATTGAGGAAACTCCTGATATACAGCCTGGTGTGTATGGAGTTTCAATGTCCGCATCAGATGGTGATACATATGTAGGTATGGTAGCAACTACTTACATCCAGGAGGGTATTACCCAATTATTATCACATCCGCTCGATTCGGGCAAGAGTTACTCGTTGTCATTTGATTTGGCATACACAGCCAGGTATTCATGGACCATTACATATGGTGGTTTTGCTATTTATGGTAGTAGTGAATTTGGCAAGCGGGAAGAATTGTTATGGAGTTCAGGTATATTTACGCATACCGACTGGAAGCAATACCAGGCGGTATTTACACCTTCCAAAGCGTATAACTACCTTATAGTCACTGCATATAAACAGCCTGGAGATTCTGTTAAAAATATCGCTGGAGTATTAGTTGACCATTTCTCGGATATCAGGGAGGTAATACAATTATCATTGTCTTCAGAGAATTCATGCAATGGAGATAATGGTGTAGCTGTGGCAAAGGTGAAGAACACTGATGACGAGTACGCTTATTTATGGAGTACTGGTGATACCTGTAGCAGATTGATTGGGGTGAAAAATGGAGTGTATCACGTGACAGTGAGGGGATTGAAAAAAAAAACCACTACGTATGGAATGGTAAATGTACAGGCATCAGAACTGTCGGGAAAAGTGAACATACATCATGTGAGTTGTAATGGGGTAGATGACGGTATTATTTACGTGGCTACCAGAGGAGGTGTATTACCATATGCATATCACCTGAATGATGCTGCAACCGATCATGCAGATTCGGTATTTTCTCATCTGGCAGCAGGTACATATAAGGTAAAAGTAACGGATGCGGGTGGCTGTACAGCTGTGATAGACAACATAGATCTGAAAGAACCGGAAGCCCTGGTCATAAAGAGCCTGACCTTAACGTCGGAATCCTGTGCCGGTGCCCAGGATGGCAAACTGGTGATTACTGCCGAAGGAGGAACGGCTCCCTACATATATAGTGTACCAGGTTATATAAATGCACAATCTGATAGTGTGTTAAAAAAACTGTCACCGGGTAATTACTCTTATTCGGTAGCAGACAGGCACCAATGTCAGGTGATTGAGGATTTTGAAATAACTAAAGGAGGAAGGGTGTGTGCGGTATATGTACCAACAGCTTTCAGTCCAAATGGAGATGGCGTGAATGATGTATTCCGGGCAGCGGTAAATGATTACGTGACTAATTTCAGCATGCGGGTATTCGGCCGTTGGGGACAACAGATATTTGAGAGCAGGAACCCGGATAATGGATGGGACGGCACTTTTAAGGGTGTTTACCAGGACCCGGGTGCTTACCTGTATGTCATGACCTATACGGATAGTAAAGGCCAGGACATGAAGCAACACGGTACTCTGGTGTTAGTGCGATAG